Proteins from a single region of Abyssalbus ytuae:
- a CDS encoding leucine-rich repeat domain-containing protein, with the protein MKKYFYVLLFVAGGICMTSCNKDDDNPSPKSDAKQIISFVFKKEDNKALNEDVTAEINQEDKTIIATIPFGTELTSLLPEVKVSEKAAVSPTSTQDFSSEVTYTVTAENGTKATYKVIVNQAEPNASDAKQILSFVFKEEDNTALNEDVTAAINQEDKTITATVPFGTELTSLLPEVKVSEKAAVSPTSTQDFSSEVDYVVTAENGTKATYKVSVKKADPGTGKQILSFVFKQEDNTALNEDVTAEIDHDNHTIIANIPASIDLTTLTPSIEVSEGAAVSFSGPQECSNEIIYTVTAQDATQAAYTFAFKFTATTQKEVLIAIYKSNPCNTLGWDLDNEDISEWNGVEADNQGNIIRLNVSSRKLTNLPAVIGQLTNLEFLDLGNNQLTGIPAEIGQLTSLEQLYLNYNQLTSIPGEIGQLTNLGYLYLNNNQLTSIPGEIGQLTSLEQLDLSNNQLTSIPAGIGQLTNLEFLFLHNNQLTSIPAEISQLTSLEQLGVSNNQLTSIPTEIGQLTSLVRLYLDNNQLTSIPTEIGQLTKLKYLYLNNNPLTSIPSEVCNLGNNGTIIIKDDNVTCETAADD; encoded by the coding sequence ATGAAAAAGTATTTTTATGTATTACTATTCGTTGCCGGGGGTATTTGCATGACCTCCTGCAATAAAGACGACGACAACCCTTCACCAAAAAGCGATGCCAAACAAATCATTAGTTTTGTTTTTAAGAAGGAAGACAATAAAGCTTTGAACGAAGATGTAACCGCAGAAATAAACCAGGAAGACAAAACCATTATCGCCACCATACCTTTTGGCACTGAACTGACCTCCTTATTGCCTGAGGTGAAAGTTTCCGAAAAAGCGGCCGTATCACCCACAAGCACACAGGATTTTTCCAGTGAGGTTACCTATACGGTAACTGCCGAAAACGGTACCAAAGCAACCTATAAAGTAATAGTAAACCAGGCAGAGCCCAATGCCAGTGATGCAAAACAAATCCTCAGTTTTGTTTTTAAGGAGGAAGACAATACAGCTTTGAACGAAGATGTAACAGCAGCAATAAACCAGGAAGATAAAACCATTACCGCCACCGTACCTTTTGGCACTGAACTGACCTCTTTATTACCTGAGGTGAAAGTTTCCGAAAAAGCGGCCGTATCACCCACAAGCACACAGGATTTTTCCAGTGAAGTTGATTATGTGGTAACTGCCGAAAACGGTACCAAAGCAACTTATAAGGTATCGGTTAAAAAAGCAGACCCCGGTACGGGAAAACAAATCCTCAGTTTTGTTTTTAAGCAGGAAGACAATACAGCTTTGAACGAAGATGTAACAGCAGAGATAGACCATGATAACCATACCATCATTGCCAACATACCTGCCAGTATTGACCTAACCACTTTGACCCCCTCCATAGAAGTTTCCGAAGGGGCAGCCGTATCATTTTCCGGCCCGCAGGAATGTTCCAATGAGATTATCTATACCGTTACCGCACAGGATGCAACCCAGGCAGCCTATACGTTTGCATTTAAGTTTACCGCCACCACCCAAAAGGAAGTATTAATAGCCATATATAAGAGCAACCCTTGCAATACCCTTGGCTGGGACCTTGACAATGAAGACATTAGTGAATGGAACGGGGTAGAAGCAGATAATCAAGGCAATATTATTCGATTAAACGTATCTTCCAGGAAATTGACAAATCTCCCTGCAGTGATCGGCCAACTCACAAACTTAGAATTCTTAGATTTAGGAAACAACCAACTAACGGGTATCCCTGCAGAGATCGGGCAGCTCACCAGCCTGGAACAATTATATTTAAACTACAACCAACTAACGAGTATCCCTGGAGAGATAGGTCAGCTCACCAACCTGGGATACTTATATTTAAACAACAACCAATTAACAAGTATCCCTGGAGAGATCGGCCAGCTTACCAGCCTAGAACAGTTAGATTTATCTAACAACCAACTAACGAGTATCCCTGCAGGGATCGGTCAGCTCACAAACTTAGAATTCTTATTTTTACACAACAACCAACTAACGAGTATCCCCGCTGAAATAAGCCAGCTTACAAGCTTAGAACAATTAGGTGTATCTAATAACCAACTAACGAGTATCCCTACAGAGATCGGGCAGCTCACCAGCTTGGTACGCTTATATTTAGACAACAACCAACTAACGAGTATCCCTACAGAGATTGGTCAGCTTACCAAGCTAAAATACTTATATTTAAACAATAACCCACTAACCAGCATTCCTTCGGAGGTATGTAATTTGGGAAATAACGGGACTATTATTATAAAAGATGATAATGTTACCTGCGAAACAGCTGCAGATGATTAA
- a CDS encoding leucine-rich repeat domain-containing protein, whose amino-acid sequence MKKYFYVLLFVAGGICITSCNKDDDNPSPKSDAKQILSFVFKAANNKALNEDVTAEINQEDKTITATVPFGTELTSLLPEVKVSEKAAVSPTGAQDFSNEVTYTVTAENGTKATYKVIVNQAEPNASDAKQILSFVFKEEDNTALNEDVTAAINQEDKTITATVPFGTELTSLLPEVKVSEKAAVSPTGAQDFSSEVDYVVTAENGTKATYKVSVKKADPGTGKQILSFVFKEEDNTALNEDVTAEINQEDKTITATVPFGTELASLLPLIEVSEEATVSPAGAQDFTNEVAYTVTAQDGTQAIYKISVEIALNNANKILSFVFKEEDNTALNEDVTAAINQEEKTITATFPFNTDVTSLLPLIEVSEEATVSPAGAQDFTNEVIFTVTAQDQTQEHYTFKFNFTAPTQREVLIAIYNSNPGNTLGWDINNEDISSWVGVTVDDQGRVIKLVFVDEDAQIGYGLVTLPAEIGQLTSLVSLSLYNNQLTSIPAEIGQLTNLEFLDLGNNQLTNIPAEIGQLTSLETLYLDNNQLTSIPAGIGQLTNLEYLFLYNNQLTSIPTEIGQLTKLKYFYLYENELTSIPAKIGQLTSLETLNLKNNPLTSIPSEVCNLENNGTTIKKDDNVTCETAADD is encoded by the coding sequence ATGAAAAAGTATTTTTATGTATTACTATTCGTTGCCGGGGGTATTTGCATAACCTCCTGCAATAAAGACGACGACAACCCTTCACCAAAAAGCGATGCCAAACAAATCCTCAGTTTTGTTTTTAAGGCAGCAAACAATAAAGCTTTGAACGAAGATGTAACAGCAGAAATAAACCAGGAAGACAAAACCATTACCGCCACCGTACCTTTTGGCACTGAACTGACCTCCTTATTGCCTGAGGTGAAAGTTTCCGAAAAAGCGGCCGTATCACCCACAGGCGCACAGGATTTTTCCAATGAGGTTACCTATACGGTAACTGCCGAAAACGGTACCAAAGCAACCTATAAAGTAATAGTAAATCAGGCAGAACCCAATGCCAGTGATGCCAAACAAATCCTTAGTTTTGTTTTTAAGGAGGAAGACAATACAGCTTTGAACGAAGATGTAACAGCAGCAATAAACCAGGAAGATAAAACCATTACCGCTACCGTACCTTTTGGCACTGAACTGACCTCTTTATTACCTGAGGTGAAAGTTTCCGAAAAAGCGGCCGTATCACCCACAGGCGCACAGGATTTTTCCAGTGAAGTTGATTATGTGGTAACTGCCGAAAACGGTACCAAAGCAACTTATAAGGTATCGGTTAAAAAAGCAGACCCCGGTACGGGAAAACAAATCCTCAGTTTTGTTTTTAAGGAGGAAGACAATACAGCTTTGAACGAAGATGTAACAGCAGAAATAAACCAGGAAGATAAAACCATTACAGCCACCGTACCTTTTGGCACTGAACTGGCCTCCTTATTGCCTTTAATAGAAGTCTCCGAAGAAGCCACCGTATCACCCGCAGGGGCACAGGACTTTACCAATGAAGTTGCCTATACCGTCACTGCTCAGGATGGTACCCAGGCCATTTATAAAATATCGGTTGAAATTGCCCTGAACAATGCCAACAAAATCCTTAGTTTTGTTTTTAAGGAGGAAGACAATACAGCTTTGAACGAAGATGTAACAGCAGCAATAAACCAGGAAGAAAAAACCATTACCGCTACCTTTCCTTTTAACACTGACGTAACCTCCTTATTGCCTTTAATAGAAGTCTCCGAAGAAGCCACCGTATCACCCGCAGGGGCACAGGACTTTACCAATGAAGTTATCTTTACCGTGACTGCACAGGACCAGACACAGGAACATTATACATTTAAATTTAATTTTACAGCCCCCACCCAGAGGGAAGTACTCATTGCCATTTATAACAGCAACCCCGGTAATACCCTTGGTTGGGATATTAACAACGAGGATATTAGCAGCTGGGTTGGGGTAACGGTAGACGACCAAGGCAGGGTTATTAAATTAGTATTTGTTGATGAAGATGCACAAATAGGTTACGGTCTGGTCACCCTCCCTGCGGAGATCGGGCAGCTCACCAGCTTGGTAAGCTTATCTTTATACAACAACCAACTAACGAGTATCCCCGCTGAAATAGGTCAACTCACAAACTTAGAATTCTTAGATTTAGGAAACAACCAACTAACAAATATCCCCGCTGAAATAGGTCAGCTTACCAGCCTGGAAACCTTATATTTAGACAACAACCAACTAACGAGTATCCCTGCAGGGATCGGTCAACTTACAAACTTAGAATACTTATTTTTATACAACAACCAACTAACGAGTATCCCTACAGAGATTGGTCAGCTTACCAAGCTAAAATACTTTTATCTATACGAAAACGAACTAACGAGTATCCCTGCAAAGATCGGGCAGCTTACCAGCCTGGAAACCTTAAATTTAAAAAATAACCCACTAACCAGCATTCCTTCGGAGGTATGTAATTTGGAAAATAATGGGACTACTATTAAAAAAGATGATAATGTTACCTGCGAAACAGCTGCAGATGATTAA
- a CDS encoding Fic family protein translates to MSKLNSEIMYDPEIPYNNLPLLPPSKEIENTAILKKTITASRALSELKGAITNLPNPILFIDTINLQEARASSAIENIITTQDELFKASVADKKNNNPATKEVIHYKDALWYGVEQIKKRPVLTTNLFMAIMRIIKENESGIRNAPGTQLKNPVTKKVIYTPPEGENVIREKLKNLEDFIHTKDDIDPLVKMAIIHYQFEAIHPFYDGNGRTGRIILLLYLKFTNLLNLPALYLSSYIIEHKDQYYANLRKVTEDQNWEDWILYMLDMVEQTALRGRQQIAEIEKLMNTMGAEIHEKLPKVYSKDLLEVLFKLPYTKRNQLEKAGLGNLKTVGNYLKELESNGFLKSEQVGKEKLYLNFRLLEVLKG, encoded by the coding sequence ATGAGTAAATTAAATAGTGAAATAATGTATGATCCGGAAATACCTTACAACAATTTACCTCTGTTGCCTCCATCAAAGGAAATAGAGAATACAGCCATACTTAAAAAAACAATTACAGCAAGCAGGGCACTATCAGAGTTAAAAGGAGCAATAACAAATCTACCTAATCCCATACTCTTTATTGATACCATTAATTTACAAGAAGCCCGGGCCAGTTCTGCAATAGAAAATATTATTACAACACAAGACGAGCTTTTTAAAGCATCTGTTGCCGATAAAAAGAATAACAACCCTGCCACTAAAGAGGTAATTCATTACAAAGATGCCTTATGGTATGGAGTAGAACAAATAAAAAAAAGGCCGGTACTTACCACAAACCTCTTTATGGCAATAATGCGCATAATCAAAGAAAATGAATCCGGTATAAGAAATGCCCCTGGCACACAGTTAAAAAATCCTGTAACAAAAAAAGTAATATACACGCCACCGGAAGGAGAAAATGTAATAAGGGAAAAATTAAAAAACCTGGAAGATTTTATTCACACCAAAGATGATATTGACCCTCTGGTGAAAATGGCAATCATCCATTATCAATTTGAAGCAATACACCCATTTTATGACGGAAATGGACGTACAGGCAGGATCATTCTTTTACTATATCTGAAGTTTACAAATTTATTGAATTTACCCGCTCTTTATTTAAGTAGCTACATTATTGAACATAAAGATCAATATTATGCCAACCTCCGTAAAGTAACAGAAGATCAAAATTGGGAAGACTGGATTCTGTACATGTTGGATATGGTAGAACAAACAGCATTAAGAGGAAGGCAGCAAATAGCCGAAATTGAAAAATTAATGAATACAATGGGAGCCGAAATTCATGAAAAATTACCAAAAGTATATTCAAAAGATTTATTGGAAGTATTGTTTAAATTACCGTATACAAAACGAAACCAATTAGAAAAAGCAGGTTTAGGTAACCTAAAAACAGTAGGTAATTATTTAAAAGAGTTAGAAAGTAACGGTTTTCTTAAAAGTGAGCAGGTAGGAAAAGAAAAACTATACCTTAATTTTAGATTATTAGAAGTTTTAAAAGGTTAA